The genomic interval ATCGCCTCCGAGGAGGGCAAGTACAAGAAGTCCTCCTACACGGTGGACGCCCTGGCGCGCGAGTTCTACGACCTGATGACCTCCTTCCGCTTCCTGCCCAACTCGCCCACGCTCATGAACGCGGGCACGGACCTGGGCCAGCTGGCGGCCTGCTTCGTGCTGCCCGTGGGCGACAGCATGGAGGAGATTTTCGACGCGGTGAAGCACGCCGCGCTGATCCACAAGTCCGGCGGCGGCACGGGATTCTCCTTCTCGCGGCTGCGGCCCAAGGCCGCGCGCGTGGGCTCCACGGGCGGCATCGCCTCGGGCCCGATCTCGTTCCTGCGCATCTTCAACACCGCCACCGAGCAGGTGAAGCAGGGCGGCACCCGGCGCGGGGCCAACATGGGCATCCTGCGCGTGGACCATCCCGACATCCTGGAGTTCATCAAGGCCAAGGAGCGCGAGGGCGAACTGAACAACTTCAACCTCTCCGTGGCCCTGACCGAGAAGTTCATGCGCGCCGTGGAGAAGGACGAGGAATACGGCCTCGTGGCCCCGCACACCAAGGACGTCAAGGCCCGGCTCAAGGCCCGCGAGGTCTTCCAGATCCTGGTGCGCAAGGCCTGGGAGTCCGGCGACCCGGGCATCGTGTTCCTGGACCGCATCAACCGCGACAACCCCACCCCGGCCCTGGGCGAGATCGAGTCCACCAACCCCTGCGGCGAGCAGCCCCTGCTGCCCTACGAGGCCTGCAACCTGGGTTCCCTGAACCTGGCCGTGCTCTTCCGCGACAAGCCCAACGGCAAGTCCAAGGCCAAGGGCAAGAAGGCCAAGAACGGCGAGGCCCGGCCCGAGGAGCACATCGACTGGGACGAGCTCAAGCGCATGACGCACCTGGCCGTGCGCTTCCTGGACAACGTCATCGACGCCTCGCGCTACCCGCTGCCCCAGATCACGGACATGGTCCAGCGCAACCGCAAGATCGGCCTGGGCGTCATGGGCTTCGCGGACCTGCTCTACCAGTTGGGCGTGCCCTACAACTCCCAGGAGGGCGTGGACCTGGCCGGGCGGGTCATGGAGTTCGTGCAGGCCGAGGCCCGCAGCGCGTCCAAGACCCTGGGCAAGGAGCGCGGGGCCTTCCCGGAATACGAGCGCTCCACCTGGGGCAAGAAGAACCTGGGCCCCTACCGCAACGCCACCACGACCACCATCGCGCCCACGGGCACCCTGTCCATCCTGGCGGGCTGCTCCTCGGGCGTGGAGCCGCTGTTCGCACTCTCCTTCGTGCGCAACGTCATGGACGGTGACCGGCTGGTGGAGTCCAACCCCTATTTCGAGGACGCGCTGAAGAAGGCCGAGGCCTACAGCCCCAAGCTCATGGAGGAGGTGGCCAAGGTCGGCTCGGTCCGCAAGATGAAGTTCCTGCCCGAGGAGCTGCGCCGGGTCTTCGTCACGGCCATGGACATCGAGCCGCTCTGGCACCTCAAGATGCAGGCCGCCTTCCAGAAGTACACGGACAACGCGGTGTCCAAGACCGTGAACCTGCCCAACTCGGCCACCCAGGACGACATCCGGGACATCTACTGGAAGGCCTACGAATACGGCTGCAAGGGCGTGACCGTGTACCGCGACGGTTGCAAGTCGTCACAGGTGCTCTGCACGGGCGACGGCCAGGAGAAGAAGGACGGCGAGGGCAAGAAGAAGAGCGTGGTCAAGGGCCGGCCCGACGTGGTCTACGGCTTCACCCAGAAGGTGGAGACGGGCCTGGGCGTGCTCTACCTCACGGTGAACGAGGTGGACGGCAAGCCGTTCGAGGTCTTCGCCACCATCGGCAAGTCGGGCCGGAGCATCACGGCCAAGGCCGAGGCCATCGGCAGGCTGGTGTCCCTGGCCCTGCGCAGCGGGGTGGAGGTCATCGACATCGTGCAGCAGCTCAAGGGCATCGGCGGCGAACACCCGAAGTTCCAGAAGAAGTACCTGGTGCAGTCGATCCCGGACGCCGTGGCCTACGTGTTCGAGAACCGCTACCTCAAGGACCGGAAGGTGACGGTGGACAACGGCAACACGCTGGACAAACCCACCTGCCCGGAATGCGGCGAGGAACTCGTGTTCGAGGAAGGCTGCCACATCTGCAAGGCCTGCGGGTTCACGAAGTGCGGGTGAGAGGGAATTCCGTATGAGCAAAAAAGCGGCATCAATAATAATTAAAGACAAACATTTTGCCATTGACTTGTTGCTGACATACGCGAATTCTTATTTAAAATCAGCGAATCTGACCAAACCCGCGCATACGATTGAGGACGCAGTAGAAAGAATGCAAATTTTGATTTCTCCAGGTTATTTTTTACGGCTTGTTGCTTTGGAATTATTTTTTAAAGCATTAAAGATTGTAGACGAAAATTTAGAATTTGATAAAACTCATGAATTACATACTATGTATAGCCAACTCGGGGATACAACAAAAGGGAAATTATTATCTACAGTAAACTTACTTATTCAACATAACCCTCCTCAGCTGCCTCTTGGAAATGGCTTTTACGGTACGCTCGATGAAGATGCCCTAGCAAAGAAACTAAAGCTATTTTCAAAAAATCTCGTCGCCTCAAGATATCCATTTGAAAAATATCTTAATAGAACAAGAAATGAATATGAAAAGACGGGCAAAAATTCTAGTTCTAAAAAATCGCCAGAGCAATTCGATTTTGTTTATGACGGCGAACTGCTTGGCGTAATATTATACTCGATACAACTTGTCCTGCATGAACTCGCTCCCAGCCAATTTACTCCAGACTTTATGCTTGACCGCGAACAGCCCGGCGAGCAGGAACGCGAGTCCCTGTGACGCGCTTCCTTCTGGACACCAATATCTGCATCTACTGCATCAAGCGGAAGCCGCGCGCCGTGCTGGACCGCTTCCGGGCCCAGCCCGCGGCCGCCATCGGCGTGTCGGCCGTCACGGTGGCCGAACTGGAGTTCGGGGTGTCCAAGAGCGCGGACCCGGCGCGCAACCGGGCGGCCCTCATCGCCTTCCTGGCCCCCCTGGAGATCGCGGCCTTCGACGACCGCGCGGCCGAGGAATACGGCCGCATCCGCGCCCACCTGCAAGCCCGGGGAACGCCCATCGGCCCCCTGGACACCCTCATCGCGGCCCACGCCCTGGGCCTGGGCGCGACCCTCGTGACCAACAACGAGCGGGAGTTCCGCCGCGTGCCCGGCCTGAACGTGGAGAACTGGGCGGGCTGACCCTACCCGTTCACCGCCCTGGGCCGGACTTCTTCCTTGATCCGTTCGGCCAGGTTCTCGTCCTCGGCCTTTTCCAAATCAAAGCGCGTCTGGAGATTGAGCCAGACCTCGGGCGTGGTGCCGAAGTAGGCGGCCAGACGCATGGCCGTGTCCACGCTCACGGAACGGCGGCCGCGCACGAGGTCGTTGACGCGCTGGGCCGGGACGCGCAGGTCCAGGGCCAGCCGGGTCTGGCTGATGCCCAGCGGCTTGAGGAACTCTTCCAGCAGAATTTCGCCCGGATGAATGGGCGGCAGCTTCACGGCCATGCCCGCCACCTCCTTAATGATAGTCGACAATCTCCACGTCCCGGGCATCCGCTCCGGTCCAGACGAAACAAATCCGGTACTGGTCGTTGATGCGGATGCTGTGCTGCCCCTGGCGATCGCCCTTGAGGGCTTCCAGCCTGTTGCCCGGAGGGATGCGCAAGTCCTCAAGCCGTTTGGCCGAGTCCAGCCAGACCAGCTTCCGCCGGGCCACGGCCTGGATGCTCGCCGGGAACCGCCGAGAGGCATTCCGCAGAAACAGCTTCTCAGTTTCCCCGCACTTGAAGGACGCGATCATATGCCATGCATATCACGCGACGCATGACATGTAAACACGGATAGAAGCCTGCGCAATCCCTGCCCACCCCTTCCCTTTCTTGCGCACCCGGGATGCTCCGCGCGGGGTGGCGGGCCTGAAAAATCCAGTTGATCCGGCCTGATGCCGGTTGGCACTGTCCATGCTCTCCCCGGCTGTCGGCGGGCTCCCGGTCCCGTCGGCCTAAGGAGAAGGCAAGGCGATGCGAAACAGGATGCTCTGCGTCGCGCTGTTGTCCCTGGCCCTGACGCTTCCGGCCTGCGCGGAGATGAACGACCCGTTCTTTTTCGGCGGCTCCGCCCCGCATCACCACAGGCCGGTGTATGTCTACGAACCCGCGCCCGTGTATTACGTGGGCGCGCCGCGAACGGTCGTCTACCGCGCCGCGCCCCGGCCGGTGGTCCACCGCGCGGCTCCGGTCTCGCGCCACGACGGCCGCTGGGACCGGCATGACGGTCCCCGACACAAGCCGGGTCGTCACCATTGGCGGCATTAACTCTCGCCGGATGTGACCTTTTCCCGTTTGCATCGTATAATGGAAATGGACCGGCTCCAGTCTCCGGCCCAAGGAACAAGGAGGACTCCCATGATCCGCTTGAAGACTCTGCCCGTGGCCGCCCTGGCCCTGATCCTGGCCCTGGCCCTTCCGACCCTGTCGTCGGCCCAGAACAAAGGCAATGGCGGGAACAAGGCCGCCCGCATCGAACAACAGACCCAGACCAAGCTCGAACGGACCCAGGACCAGATCGACAGCCAGGCCGCAAAGGGCCACGATCAGGCCGTGGAGCAGGGCCAGAAGAAGATGATCCGCACCGAGGACAAGGCCCGCGAGAGGGTCCACCGCACCGATGACGGCACGGGCCAGGGCGGCTGGAACGACGACGCCCCGGGCAAGGGCAAGGGAGACAAGGGCAAGAAGGACAAGTCCGACAAGGGGAACAAGGGCGGCAAGCCGGACAAGGGCAAGAAGAAGAACAAGTAGCGCCGCGCCCCGAAAAAAACGGAAGCCCCGCACGCGCGGGGCTTTTCTTTCGCCTTTCCGAAACGCGGCGAAGCCGCCCGCAGCC from Desulfovibrio aminophilus DSM 12254 carries:
- a CDS encoding vitamin B12-dependent ribonucleotide reductase — protein: MSESKVPAALPEVAISENARIVLERRYLRKDGEGKPCETPKALFWRVAKAIASEEGKYKKSSYTVDALAREFYDLMTSFRFLPNSPTLMNAGTDLGQLAACFVLPVGDSMEEIFDAVKHAALIHKSGGGTGFSFSRLRPKAARVGSTGGIASGPISFLRIFNTATEQVKQGGTRRGANMGILRVDHPDILEFIKAKEREGELNNFNLSVALTEKFMRAVEKDEEYGLVAPHTKDVKARLKAREVFQILVRKAWESGDPGIVFLDRINRDNPTPALGEIESTNPCGEQPLLPYEACNLGSLNLAVLFRDKPNGKSKAKGKKAKNGEARPEEHIDWDELKRMTHLAVRFLDNVIDASRYPLPQITDMVQRNRKIGLGVMGFADLLYQLGVPYNSQEGVDLAGRVMEFVQAEARSASKTLGKERGAFPEYERSTWGKKNLGPYRNATTTTIAPTGTLSILAGCSSGVEPLFALSFVRNVMDGDRLVESNPYFEDALKKAEAYSPKLMEEVAKVGSVRKMKFLPEELRRVFVTAMDIEPLWHLKMQAAFQKYTDNAVSKTVNLPNSATQDDIRDIYWKAYEYGCKGVTVYRDGCKSSQVLCTGDGQEKKDGEGKKKSVVKGRPDVVYGFTQKVETGLGVLYLTVNEVDGKPFEVFATIGKSGRSITAKAEAIGRLVSLALRSGVEVIDIVQQLKGIGGEHPKFQKKYLVQSIPDAVAYVFENRYLKDRKVTVDNGNTLDKPTCPECGEELVFEEGCHICKACGFTKCG
- the vapC gene encoding type II toxin-antitoxin system tRNA(fMet)-specific endonuclease VapC, whose translation is MTRFLLDTNICIYCIKRKPRAVLDRFRAQPAAAIGVSAVTVAELEFGVSKSADPARNRAALIAFLAPLEIAAFDDRAAEEYGRIRAHLQARGTPIGPLDTLIAAHALGLGATLVTNNEREFRRVPGLNVENWAG
- a CDS encoding HigA family addiction module antitoxin — translated: MSTIIKEVAGMAVKLPPIHPGEILLEEFLKPLGISQTRLALDLRVPAQRVNDLVRGRRSVSVDTAMRLAAYFGTTPEVWLNLQTRFDLEKAEDENLAERIKEEVRPRAVNG
- a CDS encoding type II toxin-antitoxin system RelE/ParE family toxin; the protein is MIASFKCGETEKLFLRNASRRFPASIQAVARRKLVWLDSAKRLEDLRIPPGNRLEALKGDRQGQHSIRINDQYRICFVWTGADARDVEIVDYH